In Pseudovibrio brasiliensis, one DNA window encodes the following:
- a CDS encoding FAD-dependent oxidoreductase: MAWKELALSAVDSPVLDEADVVVCGGGPAGVAAAVMSARDGLKTILVEKNGFCGGAATAGLSGTICGLYLTQDEIAKKTPKQVVFGFAEEFRQRLEGKQGVTEPQIYGNTHVLTFDPLRWREVADDLLEEAGVTCLYHCLITEVMREDQRIKAIKLESSAGSTFLKAKAFIDATGDAAVLAKAGCEHSYGDKGNIQNPTMMFRLSNVEAEGFYKVFGEDTISPPEVTEKIREVNASGERHLPRDKVWVFPTPQDGVFLMNCTRLAGQGGRMLNVINPADRTYAEIYGRRSARDYHAFFKENVEGFEKTQLIDMPPEIGVRQTRTIRGTKTLTNDQVVNCEKPADGIARSSWPIELHAGKQSKLHWLMNDYYEIPWGTLVPEELDNTIVAGRCLSAEHEALASARVTAQCFEMGHAAAVATKISLQNAVKYKDLDPEQIRQKMRVNNSAL; this comes from the coding sequence ATGGCTTGGAAGGAATTAGCATTAAGCGCAGTCGACAGTCCGGTGTTGGACGAGGCTGACGTTGTGGTGTGTGGAGGCGGCCCGGCAGGTGTTGCTGCGGCTGTGATGAGCGCCCGGGATGGCCTTAAAACAATCCTTGTCGAGAAGAATGGCTTTTGCGGTGGCGCTGCAACAGCAGGTCTGTCTGGGACGATCTGCGGTCTGTACCTGACGCAGGATGAAATCGCCAAGAAAACACCTAAGCAGGTCGTCTTTGGTTTTGCAGAAGAGTTTCGTCAGAGACTGGAAGGCAAGCAGGGCGTTACAGAGCCTCAGATCTACGGCAACACGCATGTGTTGACATTTGACCCACTGCGCTGGCGCGAGGTGGCTGATGATCTGCTGGAAGAAGCTGGTGTAACATGTTTGTATCACTGCCTTATCACTGAGGTGATGAGAGAGGATCAACGGATCAAGGCGATCAAGCTAGAGAGTTCAGCGGGGAGCACCTTCCTGAAAGCCAAGGCTTTCATTGATGCGACGGGAGATGCCGCTGTACTGGCAAAGGCTGGATGCGAGCATTCCTATGGCGATAAGGGTAATATCCAGAACCCTACCATGATGTTCCGTCTTTCCAACGTGGAAGCAGAAGGCTTTTATAAGGTCTTTGGTGAGGACACCATTTCACCGCCTGAAGTCACCGAGAAGATCCGCGAAGTCAACGCAAGTGGTGAGCGACATCTGCCGCGGGACAAGGTTTGGGTTTTCCCAACACCGCAGGACGGCGTGTTTTTGATGAACTGCACCCGCCTTGCTGGGCAAGGTGGCCGGATGCTGAATGTCATCAATCCAGCTGACCGAACCTATGCAGAGATCTATGGCCGCCGTTCAGCCCGTGACTATCATGCCTTCTTCAAGGAGAACGTTGAGGGCTTTGAGAAAACACAGCTGATCGACATGCCGCCAGAGATCGGTGTACGCCAAACCCGGACGATCCGTGGCACGAAAACACTGACAAACGATCAGGTCGTGAACTGCGAGAAGCCAGCGGACGGCATTGCCCGCTCATCCTGGCCAATTGAGTTGCATGCGGGCAAGCAGAGCAAGCTGCATTGGCTGATGAACGACTACTACGAGATCCCTTGGGGCACGCTTGTTCCTGAGGAGTTGGACAACACTATTGTCGCTGGCCGTTGCCTGAGCGCAGAGCATGAAGCGCTAGCGTCTGCCCGCGTGACTGCTCAGTGCTTTGAGATGGGGCACGCAGCGGCTGTCGCAACCAAAATTTCACTCCAAAATGCAGTGAAATACAAAGATCTGGATCCGGAGCAAATCCGCCAGAAAATGCGCGTGAATAACAGCGCATTGTAG
- a CDS encoding BCCT family transporter, with protein sequence MTKPTTNKGEILKPSLDKSIFLPSLLFSLAIIIPMILMGEALNPYITAINNFVSHSFGWAYMAYGTIGLFFLAWVAFGPLANVKLGNADDKPAFNDSSWAFMILAAGFGIGVVNWSMVEPMITMASAPAGAEPFSAKAAEDALAYGLIHWGPFLWVGYMALGLPFAYFLFARKPKVQRFALCFEPILGQKRVEGPIGTAINAFAVFGLIGGIGTTLGLAIPLLAGLLSVFIGIEHTMFVEVGVLLFFGALTMYSLSKTISKGMKLLSDFNGWLVVVVLGAMILFGPTAYIMNSFTSIFGNAMELMPHVFTWTDTYGLSNGYAQDQSVFYMAWYIAYAPQMGLFVACVSRGRTLKNVVLGCVGYGSLSAFVFFAILGAFAVQLQLTGTVDLAANFNEHGIPSTVALALSNTPLPALAVPIYLLMVAIFVITTIEACTRNLASMTNKNISGDIEPSTSSRLIWCAIIIAISFGVILVGGLDVVVTLALVPTVPLVALSFLATYCMVKAARKDFPHLFRSKYTAIERHEDGSLTVKTAEL encoded by the coding sequence ATGACAAAACCAACCACAAATAAGGGGGAGATACTTAAGCCCAGCTTGGACAAGTCCATTTTCTTGCCAAGCCTACTCTTCAGCCTTGCGATCATCATTCCAATGATCCTGATGGGTGAGGCACTCAATCCTTACATCACAGCAATCAATAATTTCGTGTCGCACAGCTTTGGCTGGGCATACATGGCTTACGGCACCATTGGCCTGTTCTTCCTGGCGTGGGTGGCTTTTGGTCCACTGGCCAACGTGAAGCTGGGCAATGCAGACGATAAACCAGCCTTTAACGATTCAAGCTGGGCTTTCATGATCCTGGCAGCCGGTTTCGGTATCGGCGTGGTCAACTGGTCCATGGTTGAGCCTATGATTACTATGGCCTCTGCTCCCGCTGGCGCAGAACCATTCTCTGCAAAAGCTGCTGAAGATGCGCTTGCTTATGGCCTGATCCACTGGGGACCATTCCTTTGGGTTGGTTACATGGCGCTCGGCCTTCCATTCGCGTACTTCTTGTTTGCACGTAAGCCAAAGGTTCAGCGTTTTGCTCTCTGCTTTGAGCCGATCCTCGGACAAAAGCGGGTTGAAGGACCAATAGGCACTGCAATCAATGCATTTGCTGTTTTCGGTCTTATCGGTGGTATCGGCACGACCCTTGGTCTTGCAATTCCGCTGCTGGCTGGTCTGCTCTCCGTGTTCATCGGTATCGAGCACACCATGTTCGTGGAAGTCGGCGTTCTGCTCTTCTTCGGCGCGTTGACCATGTACTCCCTTTCCAAAACCATTTCGAAAGGGATGAAACTGCTCTCAGACTTCAACGGCTGGCTTGTTGTTGTGGTGCTTGGCGCGATGATCCTGTTCGGCCCAACGGCTTACATCATGAACAGCTTCACCAGCATCTTCGGTAATGCAATGGAGCTGATGCCGCACGTGTTCACCTGGACGGATACTTACGGCCTGTCCAACGGTTATGCGCAGGACCAGAGCGTGTTCTACATGGCTTGGTACATCGCATACGCACCGCAGATGGGCCTGTTCGTGGCATGTGTGTCTCGCGGTAGAACCCTGAAGAACGTTGTGCTGGGCTGTGTTGGTTACGGCTCTCTGTCTGCCTTCGTGTTCTTCGCAATTCTGGGTGCATTTGCCGTTCAGCTTCAGCTCACCGGCACTGTTGACCTTGCCGCAAACTTCAATGAGCACGGCATCCCGTCCACAGTAGCGCTAGCACTGAGCAACACCCCGCTTCCAGCGCTGGCAGTGCCAATCTACCTTCTGATGGTGGCAATCTTCGTGATCACCACGATCGAAGCGTGTACCCGTAACCTGGCGTCCATGACTAACAAGAACATCAGCGGTGACATTGAGCCTTCAACGTCTTCCCGTCTGATCTGGTGTGCAATCATCATTGCAATCAGCTTCGGAGTGATCCTTGTTGGCGGTCTCGATGTGGTTGTCACGCTGGCTCTGGTGCCGACGGTGCCACTCGTAGCACTCAGCTTCCTTGCAACCTACTGCATGGTCAAGGCAGCTCGCAAAGACTTCCCGCACTTGTTCCGCTCCAAATACACTGCCATCGAGCGGCATGAAGATGGATCTTTGACGGTGAAAACCGCAGAACTCTAG